The Microplitis mediator isolate UGA2020A chromosome 4, iyMicMedi2.1, whole genome shotgun sequence nucleotide sequence tatttttattgaactttCCATCctggagtgaaataaaaaaactgtatACGCACCACGAGAGGAAAGTGTGTCACGTCCGGGGTAggtattttaatacttaagTTAGATAATTCGCGGTTCTCGATGCACAGtaaagaaatcaataaaagaaaatagcGGGCTACTTTGCTCCCGTTTAATTAATACGCGTCAATTTagactttaaaaatatattaaagcaACGTACTCAGTATCGAGGATGGTTGCGTACATGTGTCGTAACTCGCGCTTATTATGATTAGTATTTGATTTGCCTACCTTGATGGACGTGATTTGTTTGATAGTAATTCGCCGAGCGGATGCGAATTCTATCAGGTTCCCAATTTATTTACCCTGCGTGGCTACTAGGGTATTAGGAATGAAAGAGAGGTGGGCTGCTGGATAGACCTCGAGAAGTCTTATTCTCTACGAGTTGGGAAAGTGAAAGGTTTTGTGGAAATGATGAAACTTGTTTTAGAGAAAGAGAAGAATATATTCTGTTACCAATGTGTTTACAATGCTTATTAATTCCTGTTACAATCTAGTGTTAGTAATGCGGTAGGTTTTTAAGTAGTGCGTTTGCTTACCCCTTTTGGGCGTGACCCGTGAATCTTCTAGTCACTTGCAATAAACAAGCCTATTCGCGACTCGAATCAGGTTCGGAACGTACTCACAAGTTGAGCGTAATTCCTTTAGCGAATCGACTCCCGCACCGTACTCACAAGTTGAGCGTTGTGTGCGGAAATACTACTCACACGGAGCGTTAATTCGCCACAGAGTCCAAATGGGGTACAGATCAGTATTTTTGATCACCGAAGAACGTACTCACAAGTTGAGCGTAATTCTTTTATTAGCGAATCAATTGCAGGGTACTCACAAGTTGAGCGTTGCTGCTGCCACCATGGGGCTCAATTCGCTTGGTGAATCAACTTCTCTGTGCCAATTAGACCTGGATGATGGTATTATTCGAGCGTAGAACAGACTTGCTTACACTACTGAGTTCAGTCTTTACTTGGTTACAACTGAGAGCGACTGACTGTCTTTGGAAGATTCTCGGGAGTTTATATACAGATTTTAGGGGTCTACTGCGCACCCTGAGTCTCTGGAAGGGATGTTTTAGAAGGTAAAGTGAATGTATGGTACCAAATGGGGTAGGTTACCCTTGGACATTCACTTCGTGACGCCACCAGATCTCTCTAATGCTTTCACCATAAGTGGGACATCCGAGAGATCTGGGTCCCAGGGTTGTTTTTCGTTAGAGATCTCAGTGTTGCGACATCAAACACccaatgattttaatatttacgtaGCAAACGTCACAAGTGAAACATCCCCGATATCATCACTTTTACCTTTGGCTCGATATCTCTActtcttaaatttaattttaagtgcCTTAAATGAAAAACAGAATTGAtaaggagaaaaaaatagatgaaaataaaaatgcacttatgccgaataaatttattattgtaatttttttttttatgtaatgaaGTGAAATTTTGATTACTCCTCTcctaaattaacattttattctttacactttgtcgttaatgttttttttttttttttttttttatattttttgaacacaatttttttttataattagtatAATAactctaattaataaatctatttaattgtaaaaaaaaatatatatactaagaAAGATACtccttttttaataaatatatagttttttatccCGACTATGGTATTTTCTTTAACAAGAATCATTTCCAAATGGTTTTGTTTTAAAACACTTAAGTCTAATAATTATCGCACtctacttatatttttataaaaggataagaaatttaaattatttcctcATTTATAAACATTTCGTTTCTTCTCTCTACTACACAATGCATTCTATTTATTCATAtgtttataagaaaaaataacaaaaataataataataataaataaaaaataaaaaagctttttctttaatgaacatttttttcttaatctttaGTAACGGAGTCTATTGTttaaagttataataaaaattattttgacagTTTACTTCATTAACTTaagtcaaataaatatatttttgttatttttatgtaaaaaagttAAACTTTGACTTTTTCTCCTTAAGATAACATTTCGTTGTTATGCTTACTagttaatatattttgtatttttaacttcccgctgagaaaatcgacgattttcaaaaaattcgggaagttattggtttcaccccgattttcaaaaaccgagTTTTCATCATAAGTCGACATTTGAAGGTACTAttaggatgctattctgacattttcagagcgatgtctgtatgtatgtgtgtgtgtgtgtgtgtgtgtgtgtgtgtgtgtgtgtgtgtgtgtgtgtgtgtgtgtgtgtgtgtgtgtgtgtgtatgtgtatgtgcgtgtgtgtgtgtgtgtgtggatgtaaacctctcatatctttttgatgaatgaaccgatttagatggttcttgcggcattcgaagATATCTTCGATTTTTatgaacttagattttcaaaaaaattttagaccaattagtcaaataaattttttttttcgttttattttggatattgtgaaaactgttgaatcgatcaattccaaaatcttatcagctctagaactcgataaaagctttcgattgccgccaagaacgtctcaatcagataatccgttcgaaagatttcgtcgacgaaagaaacagtagaaaacggttttttgcaaatatcgtcgaaacgactaaaccaatcattcctaaaatttcatcagctctagacctcaataaaacgcgccgattgccacctcaatcgTCTTAATCGGACAATCcgttcaagagatatcgtcgacgaaagaataaaaaaaaaatcgttttttaccGTTTTTCGTGGATATTTCGGAATCTATCAAATCGATCAAGTcgaaaatctaatcagctctagaactcgatttTAGCATTctattgccacctcaaccgtcccATTCGaataatccgttcgagagatatcgtcgacgaaagcatagaaaaaaatcgtttttttccatttatcgtgaatatttcggaaactatcgaatcgatcaattccaaaacctaatcagctctagaactcgataaaagcatTCGATTGCTACCAAGAACGTCCCAATCAGATCATCTGTTTGAGAGATATTGTTGACGGAATATCAAATGTAAAATCTATATCTGCTTTTTCCATTGAAAAACATCATAATTACTGAacataattactcaaaactaatatgttcTTCTTTATATAAGTCATTGAAAGTGATTGCTCATAAATCGTCATGTTCGCTGGTATCACGATATACTTACACGATGTAGATACAACGTATCacataaatacttatttttgagctaattattgaacataattgtaaataaatatatgaaaaacgcTCATTCATTCGTTATTTTGGATTCtaactttttaaactttaacataaacCGTAACccttttgagcttgaaaagctcctaagaaaagagaaaaagagaaaCAAAGCTTAGGGGCTGGCCagcagggccaaccgatgctcagatttttttgttttaaattattatttttttctcaatcatAAATTTCCATCAATGCTATAGATGAAAGATTCTGCCTGAcatataaaacaaattaacGGCGCGTTGTTCATTGGTAGTAAATTCCTTCTTTGAATTGATGCTTCAAATTTATACCTGCACTCCAGGCATAAACTCAGATGTCCACAGGGGCAAAAGATAactttggttttattttcCAAACACAAACGGTAAGGGTCAGTACCTTCTGGTGCTGGTTGATCTTGGAAAATCATACCTTGAGTGAATGCTTGAATCCACGCTTGTTCTTCAGGCTCCTCCTCCGTGAGAACttcattttctatttaaaaaataaattcactcTTATTTCTCTAAAGTCATacagttatcaaaaaatacatattcttctttaaattaccataataatttatattatttgttagTTCTTCTGCAGCAAGTGCTTCATTAGGAGCTATTGCAGCTAGTAATTTGTTTCGAAGGCCTGCTGCAACAGGTACTGCATCTTCAGGGGCTGCTGCATCTAGTAATTCGATTCGAAGGCCCGCTGCAACAGGTACTGCATCTTCAGGGGCTGCTGCATCTGGTAATTGATGATGAACATCTGCAGCAACAAATTCTTGATTGTCAAGAGCTACCGCAACTGGTAGCAACTCATCCGGTCTAGCTCCACCTTGGTTGTTTTGTATGTGATTTAATTGGACTTCTTCATCCATCATCAATTCATCATTTAAATctgaaaaattaagtttataCCATTTGAATTTCATATTATGAATtctatcaatgaaaaaaatattacattgTTGCCTGTTAACAGCAGTGTCCAATTGAAATCGAACTTCTATCCGCCTTACCACCGCCATCTCCAAAAACTCCGCCATTGAGTACCTGAAAATATTGAGTTAATAGTGAAAAGAATGTAAACTGGGTATTATATAAAAGAAAGttactatttataattatgaataaaaaattttaccgtcTACTTTCCAGTGGTTCTTGAATACGATGAATGTACATATCAAAATGGTGCTGCCGATGTCGTCGGTTTCTGCCAACATCCATTCCGTTGTCCAATCGGTCCCATTGAACGATGTCGTCTTTAATTATATTCAGGAGACCATCTATaatagactgattcaaaaaaatcgactaattttttttttcttcattatatcgaaaatattgttggaaatgacgaaaataaaatactgtgaaagtttgagctcttaatattaatattaacaactgccgcatcgcaattttctatttcccgtttaaataacatgggaacatttatttgttaagctttggaattttgtagctcacggtgagatcaatacttttgaatgttcaagacatattcttatgggaaattttacGCTCTACATAAAAGgcctcttataatttttcgatatttttatttcttcaaaagtaattcgaagttaaagttagattgacgatcaattttcacattttttaaattttttgacgcaaccatcaactttatcccaaaattttagaggacattttttgtagagcatttatttcctacaacttatctcgaaataaaattttttacatttcacttaagtcgtatgttatttgcaattaactgaaaggGCATAGCCGGATTAATATGGGAATTCTGCCCCCGTGGattttttgactcaaacttagggggtcgatttggtgtcgaatgaaaataattcacctcaatttttagctctttaactcaaacggtattcgagaatttcaaaaaaacctgttttttaaaaattatttttatttttatagtaaaattcggaattaatcaatgatgatttttttcctaattcttACGAGTCCAAAACATAGAAAAATCAGATGATCGTGATTCTCAAACAGAAAGCCGATTTTTAACGGAGAAACGAAAATTATGATCTTTTCaactttccgctaagaaaatcgacgattttcgaaaaattgggatgttattgttttcaccccgattttcggaAGTCGAGTTTTTAttagatgtcgacgttttgaggtcctagaaagctattctaactattttcagaatgatgtccgagtgtatgtatgtatgtgtgtgtgtgtgtatgtgtgtgtgtgtgtgtgtgtgtgtgtgtgtgtgtgtgtgtgtgtgtgtgtgtgtgtgtgtgtgtgtgtgtgtgtgagtgtgtaagctctttgtaactttttaactaatgaatcgatttggatagttgaggtggcaatcgaaagagcttgttggccctcaactttcctgaaaatttcagatcatttgatcaagtagattcgaatatattggcgaattacgaaaaaaaaaaattttttttttttagttttttagtgatttctcagtaacgacttgaacgatcgacttaaaaatctaatcagctctagaactttagaaGCCGCGCCGaatgccgcctcaaccatctcaatcggttaatttgttcgagagatattgttggcgaaagaaatgataaaagtaGTGAGACAGGGGGAGTTCACCCCCCCGATAACGTAGTACTCTTCCTTACTTACCGTCGCCGATACCACCTGTCGGTAATGTACCATATCTGCGGTCGGTAATTTGTACATATCTGATGTGGGTAAGTCACACCCGGTCGGCAAAGTAGGAATTATCTTTACCGACCGTTGCTGATACCGACTCTAGGTAAGATTTTATCGACCAGCAGTAAATTATCATGTGTATGACGAAAAATACTGCCACACTATGATCAGAGCTGGTACCTTATCGTGTACCAGCTCTGATAATAGCATGAcatgtatttataaatgatcATTCGGATtctttatatattgaaactggGTGTAGCACGAGCACTTGCGAGAAGCCCCCAAGTCCCTGCCATCTCGTGGTTTAGTTCTTCCCCCACCCCTCTGTTTTAGCGGGTAACTCGTTAGTGGGGGAGAATGAAGCTGCGCGAATGCTTCGATGACATCATCTTCTGCGTCGATTACCGTTACTAAGCTCATATTTCAGACCAAGTGGGGGAATATGAACCTGCGCAATTGCGTCTTTTTACCCGATTACGTCATCTTTTACGTCATACTACAAGTCCGAACCCGTTTTCGGCAACTAGGTGGGGAAATAAAGAGTTGAGTGGGCGACTCTAGCGGCCATATGCATCAGTCTGCTCAAGTATTTTAAAGTAGAAGCATTTAGTGTGCtatttaaaacttataaaaaagtgatttatAAATGGACCGCCAAAAACTAAGGTATTGTAAAAAAACatatcttttttaattaaactagcGTGCATTTTTGCAACCATATTAACTGCCTATCTTTTTACAGACCTCATGTATGCACTGAACGTTGTGAACATTCAGCACAAATTGAGTACGAGACAGTGAGTGTTTTGAGTGAAGAAGAAGACAATTACATTCATAAATTACTTactaaagaaaaagaaattgacTTACAAATCTTATATTGGAAGAACTTATTACTATCTTTTAAAGATCGTAAAGACTACGAGCAAGCCTGTCACAGAATTACATACGTTATAACTCATTTAATGTTCAAAACTAactcatcaaaaaataaagCGTAGACGTCTGAAATGGATCAATTAAGTGAAGAAGAAATAGAGTATCTGGTAAACCATCCACCATACGTCTTATTTGAAGCAGAATTATTGGCACGTTATTTTGAACCACCCACACAAGACTACATTGAAAGCTTTGTACGCGATATTCATATTTTACAAactaatttgaatattattctaaCTAGACGAGATAAAAAAGCGTGCCCATACTGCTGTGCATTCAAAGACTCTGTAAAAAAACTGTATCAGGTGATCGAAAGCTTGGAAAAACTAGAAGAAcgtattgtaaaaaaataaaagacaatGGAATTTATCTTAGATTTCGCGGGATTTGTAATGCCCGATGACACCTTAGTAGTGAAAGAATTATGTGTAGTGGACATAACAGATGAAAATTTCTCATTCTTTAAGTGTCAACATTTTATCTTTCAACCGCCATTGGAGTATGATGGAGTGATTATGCAAGAAACTCTCGATGAAAGTGGCTGCGGTCATGGCATCCGGTGGGACTCAGGTGAAGTGCCATACAGCGAACTCAAAGATATTCTTAAAGATTTGGTGAGCAAAGCAAGTTATATTTATGTTGACGGAAAGCTAAAAGACAAATGGTTGACGATCATGACTGATTACTCAACACAAATAATCGACATCCAACTAATGAGACATTATTCATTTGAAAACGTGGATCGCTACAATAAGGAGAAATGCCCGCTGAGACAGTTTCATCGCCGAAGAACACATGCATGTGCTTTCCAAAATATTCAACAATTAAAGCGGTGGTTCCTGGATTTCTGGGGTGACAAACCATCATACGAAAAATCTGTgcaaatatattatcaattgtctgatttgaaaaaaatgcataatCGTGATATCGCCTGTCTTGATTATCACTTTCTTCTACGTTTTGCGAGGACCCAAATACGTCATGTTTACGATACTCTTCCATTggaattacaaaataatgataaaataagaGATTACTCATTTTGCATGGACCACTACCCAGCGTCTGGTGGTGATTGGGATATTTGTGGAATATGGCTTTATCCATACCGAAAAGATTGTCCAAagtgtataaataatagtaattctataaaaataataattcacaaaacaagttaaaaaatatacaatttaattaaacttatgATATTGGAATGTATTAGGTtaagattataaataataaaacgaattaaatcatcggtgaaaaaatttttatttattaattcttttaatCAATACAGGTTCTATAATATAACTTGATCTTTCTATCCTATTTTTAAACCTTTCTCGATCTCGAGCCATTTGCTCCCATTCACCTCGTCTAGCAGTTTTGTATGCATACCTCCATGTGTACATATAATGTATAGTTGGCGTTAGATCAAATTGCACAACCATGTTTCAAGTCAATTTCCGTACAGTGCTGCTGATGGGATTATACTCAACTATACGATCGTGAATGATTAAACAATAAGCCGTTGTGTTTTGTGGAAATTGATTTGTGGATTCAAACTC carries:
- the LOC130666891 gene encoding uncharacterized protein LOC130666891; its protein translation is MDVGRNRRHRQHHFDMYIHRIQEPLESRRYSMAEFLEMAVVRRIEVRFQLDTAVNRQQYLNDELMMDEEVQLNHIQNNQGGARPDELLPVAVALDNQEFVAADVHHQLPDAAAPEDAVPVAAGLRIELLDAAAPEDAVPVAAGLRNKLLAAIAPNEALAAEELTNNINYYENEVLTEEEPEEQAWIQAFTQGMIFQDQPAPEGTDPYRLCLENKTKVIFCPCGHLSLCLECRYKFEASIQRRNLLPMNNAPLICFICQAESFIYSIDGNL